In Acidobacteriota bacterium, the sequence TCGTGGACCGCTGCCTCGTGCGCATCGAGGGGATGCGCAAGCTGATCTCGGACCTGCTCGACATGACCTCGATCGAGTCGGGGCAGCGCCAGCGGGCGATCGCGACCGTCGAGTTGGGCGAGCTCGCGCGCCAGGCGGCGGAAAACGTGAGGGGCGAGGCCGCGCGGCGCGGCATCGCGATCGAACTGGACGTGCCGGAAGGGGCCCGGATGGAGGCGGATCGGGCCGAGATCGAGATGATCTTCAACAACCTCGTCTCCAACGCGGTGAAATACAACCGGGACGGGGGCCGCGTGGGAGTGCGGGTCCGGGACTCCGATGGCGAGGTCCGTATCGCCGTGGAGGATTCGGGCATCGGCATGACGCCGGAGGAGTGCCAGCGCCTTTTCAGCGATTTCTCGCGCATCAAGAACGACAAGACCCGGCACATACTGGGAAGCGGCCTGGGCCTGTCGACACTCAAAAAGATCGTCACGTTGTACGACGGGGATATTGCCGTGAAGAGCCAGCCGGACGCCGGCAGCACCTTCAGCGTGGTGCTCCGCCGGGACGTCCCGAGCGCTTCCCGCTAGCGGAGCAGGGTATGCCTGGATTGAGTGCATTGAAAACCAGCCCGGGGGCGGTCGATTTCATCGACGACGAGTTCCTCGCCCGGCTCCTCGACCAGCCGGCGCCCGACCGGGAGAGGGTCCGGGACATCGTCGCCAAGAGCCTGGGCAAGGAGCCGCTCACGGTCGAGGAGACGGCCGCGCTCCTGAGGGTCGAGGACCCGGAGCTGCTGGAGATGGTTTTCGGCACCGCCCGGACCCTGAAGGAAACGGTCTACGGCAACCGCATCGTGCTCTTCGCTCCGCTCTATGTCGGCAACGACTGCGTCAACGATTGCGTCTACTGCGGCTTCCGGCGCAGCAACGGGCTGGCGGTACGCCGCACCCTCACGCCGGAGGAGCTGTGCGGGCAGGTCGAGCGGCTGGAGGACGCGGGGCACAAGCGCCTCATCCTGGTTTTCGGCGAGCACCCCAGGTACGACGCGGAGTTCATAGCCGAACAGGTGCGCACCGTTTACGGGGTGCGGAAGGGGCACGGAGAGATCCGCAGGGTGAACATCAACGCGGCGCCGATGGACGTCGAGGGCTACCGCACCATCAAGGGCGCGGGGATCGGCACCTACCAGATCTTCCAGGAGACCTACCACCACGAGACCTACCGGCGCATGCACGCCCCCGGCACCCGCAAGGGGGACTACGCCTACCGCCTCGACGGGTTGAGCCGGGCCATGGAGGGGGGGTGCGACGATGTCGGCATCGGCGTCCTGTTCGGCCTCTACGACTGGCGCTTCGAGGTCCTGGGGCTCGTGGCGCATGCGCAGTACCTGCGCCGGCGGCACGGCGTCGGTCCCCACACGATCAGTTTCCCGCGGCTGCGCCCGGCCAGCGGCGTGGAGTTCGCCGGGCTGGGACCGATCGCCGACGAGGACTTCCGCCGGGTGATCGCCACCTTGCGGCTGGCCGTCCCCTACACCGGGTTGATCCTGACGGCGCGGGAGCCGGCCGGGCTCCGGCGCGAACTCCTCAAGCTCGGGGTTTCCCAGATCGACGCCGGCAGCCGCATCGAGATCGGCGGGTACACCGAGCGGGACTCCCGCCAGGTCCGGGACCGGGAGCAGTTCGAGCTGGGGGACACCCGGGGCCTGGACGCGGTGATGCACGAACTGATCGAGGACGGGTACCTCCCCAGCTTCTGCACCGCCTGCTACCGGCTGGGCCGGACGGGCGAGCACTTCATGGAATTCGCCATCCCCGGTTTCATCAAGCGCTACTGCACCCCCAACGCCCTCACGACGCTCCAGGAATACCTGGTGGACTACGCGTCGCCCGCGACGCGGCGGGCCGGGGAGGCCCTCATCCGCGCGGAGCTCGGGCGTCTCGGCCCGGAGGCCAACCGGGACGAGATCGAGAAACGGCTCGAGCGCATCCGGGCGACCGGCGACCGGGACCTCCTTTTCTGAATCCACGATCCGCGGGTGCCGACATGGAAGGTTGCCGGACGGAGCACGATCTGCTGGGGGAGCGGGAGGTGCCCGCGGACGCCCTCTACGGCATTCACACCGCCCGGGCCGTCGAGAATTTCCCGCTCTCGCTGCGCCCCGTCCACCCGGGGCTCGTGCGCGCCTACGGCGCGGTGAAGCTGGCGGCCGCGCGGGTGAACCACGAGCTGGGGCGCTGGGACGAAGGGACGTTCCGGGCCATCGAGGCCGCCTGCCTGGAGATGATGGACGGCGTGCTCGAGCGGCATATCCTGGTGGATGCGCTCCAGGGGGGCGCCGGCACCTCGACCAACATGAACGTCAACGAGGTGCTGGCCAACCGCGCCCTCCAGCTTCTGGGCGCCGCGCCGGGGGACTACGCGCGGATCCACCCGCTCGAGGACCTCAACCGGCACCAGTCCACCAACGACACCTACCCGACCGCGCTCCGGGTGGCCGCCATCTTTTCGCTCCGGCGCCTCCAGGGGGAGGTGATCGGCCTCCTCGGGGAGTTGCAGGCCAAGGAGCTCGAGCTGGCCCACGTGGTGAAGGTGGGCCGGACGGAGATGCAGGACGCCGTCCTGACGACGCTCGGGTGCGCGATGGGGGCCTGGGCGGAGGCGATCGCCCGCGACCGGTGGCGCATCTACAAGTGCGAGGAGCGCCTGCGGGTCGTGAACCTGGGGGGGACCGCCATCGGGACCGGGATCGCGGCGCCCAGGGAGTATATCTTCCGAGTGGTCGACCGCCTGCGGGAGATCACGGGGCTGGGGCTGGCCCGGGCGGAGAACCTGATCGACGGCACCCAGAACGCCGACGCCTACGTGGAGGTGGGCGGGATCCTGAAGGCCTCGGCCACCAACCTCGTGAAGATCGCGTCCGACCTGCGGCTCCTCTCTTCCGGCCCGGAGGCGGGGATCGGAGAAATCCGGCTGCCGGCCAGGCAGGCGGGCTCCTCGCTGATGCCGGCCAAGGTGAACCCCGTCATCCCGGAGGCGGTGACGCAGGCGGCGCTGCGGGTGGCGGCCAACGACCAGGCGCTCGGCCAGGCGTGCGGGATGGGGTGCCTCGAACTGAACCCGTTCCTGCCGCTGGTGGCGGACTGCCTGCTCGAAAACCTGGACCTGCTGGCCCGCGCCGCCCGGATCCTCGGCGAGCACTGCATCCGGGGCCTCCAGGCCGACGAGGCGCGCTGCCGCAGGGGGGTGGAGGCGTCCACCGCCGCGTGGACCGCCCTGGCGGACGCGCTCGGCTACGAAAGGGCGCAGGAGATCTCCCGCCTGGCCCGGGAGGAGGGGAAGAGCGTAAGGGAGGCGGCGCTCGCGCACGGGGGGCTGACCGAAGCGGAGTTCGAGGAGCTGATCGCGCCCGACAGTGTCACGCGGCTGGGGTCCCCGCCGCCGGAGGAAAAGGAATGAAAGATACGCCCAGGGGGATGCGGCTTCACATCGGCCTGTTCGGCCGCCG encodes:
- a CDS encoding response regulator, with amino-acid sequence MDLLNILIVDDEYGMRRGAERALRDMHLHLHDINGDVRFSIRTAADGKELEEKMNEGPTDILVLDYKLPDTTGLDILDRLMKQPLDLLVIMITAYASLDTAVTATRRGAYDFLAKPFTPEELRGAVRKAARHLILQRQARRLAEEKRQVRFQFVSVLAHEMKSPISAIEGYLQMMRERAVGDRLADYDHIVDRCLVRIEGMRKLISDLLDMTSIESGQRQRAIATVELGELARQAAENVRGEAARRGIAIELDVPEGARMEADRAEIEMIFNNLVSNAVKYNRDGGRVGVRVRDSDGEVRIAVEDSGIGMTPEECQRLFSDFSRIKNDKTRHILGSGLGLSTLKKIVTLYDGDIAVKSQPDAGSTFSVVLRRDVPSASR
- the hydG gene encoding [FeFe] hydrogenase H-cluster radical SAM maturase HydG; translation: MPGLSALKTSPGAVDFIDDEFLARLLDQPAPDRERVRDIVAKSLGKEPLTVEETAALLRVEDPELLEMVFGTARTLKETVYGNRIVLFAPLYVGNDCVNDCVYCGFRRSNGLAVRRTLTPEELCGQVERLEDAGHKRLILVFGEHPRYDAEFIAEQVRTVYGVRKGHGEIRRVNINAAPMDVEGYRTIKGAGIGTYQIFQETYHHETYRRMHAPGTRKGDYAYRLDGLSRAMEGGCDDVGIGVLFGLYDWRFEVLGLVAHAQYLRRRHGVGPHTISFPRLRPASGVEFAGLGPIADEDFRRVIATLRLAVPYTGLILTAREPAGLRRELLKLGVSQIDAGSRIEIGGYTERDSRQVRDREQFELGDTRGLDAVMHELIEDGYLPSFCTACYRLGRTGEHFMEFAIPGFIKRYCTPNALTTLQEYLVDYASPATRRAGEALIRAELGRLGPEANRDEIEKRLERIRATGDRDLLF
- a CDS encoding aspartate ammonia-lyase; its protein translation is MEGCRTEHDLLGEREVPADALYGIHTARAVENFPLSLRPVHPGLVRAYGAVKLAAARVNHELGRWDEGTFRAIEAACLEMMDGVLERHILVDALQGGAGTSTNMNVNEVLANRALQLLGAAPGDYARIHPLEDLNRHQSTNDTYPTALRVAAIFSLRRLQGEVIGLLGELQAKELELAHVVKVGRTEMQDAVLTTLGCAMGAWAEAIARDRWRIYKCEERLRVVNLGGTAIGTGIAAPREYIFRVVDRLREITGLGLARAENLIDGTQNADAYVEVGGILKASATNLVKIASDLRLLSSGPEAGIGEIRLPARQAGSSLMPAKVNPVIPEAVTQAALRVAANDQALGQACGMGCLELNPFLPLVADCLLENLDLLARAARILGEHCIRGLQADEARCRRGVEASTAAWTALADALGYERAQEISRLAREEGKSVREAALAHGGLTEAEFEELIAPDSVTRLGSPPPEEKE